The following are encoded in a window of Pseudomonas sp. JQ170C genomic DNA:
- the zwf gene encoding glucose-6-phosphate dehydrogenase, with the protein MTTPQIEAAPPCTLFLFGANGDLVKRLLMPALYNLSRDGLLDKNLRIVGVDHNSATDAQFAERLEAFMRERDKGREGAEKCLDDKRWSRLAKRIGYLTGDFLDEATYQAIAQRIEKNPSSNAVFYLATSPRFFGEVVQRLGAAGLLDETEGFRRVVVEKPFGSDLASAEALNACLLKVMHEKQIYRIDHYLGKETVQNILVSRFSNGLFEAFWNNHYIDHVQITAAETVGVESRGAFYDHTGALRDMVPNHLFQLLAMVAMEPPAAFGADAVRSEKAKVIGAIRPWSKNMALKNSVRGQYTAGKLGRKKLPGYREEPRVDPHSQTETYVALKVMIDNWRWVGVPFYLRTGKRMSVRDTEIAICFKPAPYAQFRDTEVEKLKPNYLKIQIQPNEGMWFDLQAKRPGPALAMENVELGFAYKDFFKMQPSTGYETLIYDCLTGDQTLFQRADNIENGWRAVQPFLDAWAEGGEVQPYAAGEDGPAAADELLARDRRVWHSIG; encoded by the coding sequence ATGACGACACCACAAATCGAAGCGGCACCACCTTGCACCCTGTTCCTGTTTGGCGCCAATGGCGACCTGGTCAAGCGCCTGTTGATGCCGGCGCTCTACAATCTCAGCCGTGATGGCCTGCTGGACAAAAACCTGCGCATTGTCGGGGTGGACCATAACAGCGCCACCGATGCGCAATTCGCCGAACGCCTGGAGGCGTTCATGCGCGAGCGCGACAAGGGCCGTGAAGGCGCTGAAAAGTGCCTGGACGACAAGCGCTGGAGCCGGCTGGCCAAACGCATTGGCTACCTGACCGGCGACTTCCTCGACGAGGCTACCTACCAGGCCATCGCCCAGCGAATCGAAAAGAACCCGAGCAGTAACGCGGTGTTCTACCTGGCCACCTCACCGCGCTTTTTCGGCGAAGTGGTGCAGCGCCTGGGGGCGGCTGGCCTGCTGGATGAAACCGAGGGCTTTCGCCGGGTGGTGGTGGAAAAACCGTTCGGTTCGGACCTGGCCAGCGCCGAGGCGCTCAACGCCTGCCTGCTCAAGGTGATGCACGAGAAACAGATCTACCGAATCGACCATTACCTGGGCAAGGAGACAGTGCAGAACATTCTGGTCAGTCGATTCTCCAACGGCCTGTTCGAGGCCTTCTGGAACAACCACTACATCGACCATGTGCAGATCACCGCCGCCGAAACCGTCGGGGTCGAGAGCCGCGGGGCATTCTATGACCACACAGGCGCGTTGCGCGACATGGTGCCCAATCACCTGTTCCAGCTGTTGGCGATGGTTGCGATGGAGCCCCCCGCGGCCTTTGGCGCCGACGCGGTGCGCAGCGAGAAGGCCAAGGTCATCGGTGCCATACGCCCCTGGTCGAAGAACATGGCCTTGAAGAACTCGGTACGCGGGCAGTACACCGCCGGTAAACTGGGGCGCAAGAAGTTGCCCGGCTACCGGGAGGAGCCGCGGGTCGATCCGCACAGCCAGACCGAGACCTACGTGGCGCTGAAGGTGATGATCGACAACTGGCGCTGGGTGGGAGTGCCGTTCTACCTGCGCACCGGCAAGCGCATGAGCGTGCGCGATACCGAGATCGCCATCTGCTTCAAGCCTGCGCCCTATGCACAGTTTCGTGACACCGAAGTCGAGAAGCTCAAGCCCAACTATTTGAAGATCCAGATCCAGCCCAACGAAGGCATGTGGTTCGACCTGCAAGCCAAGCGGCCAGGCCCGGCCCTGGCGATGGAGAACGTCGAACTTGGGTTTGCCTACAAGGACTTTTTCAAGATGCAGCCGTCCACCGGCTACGAGACCCTGATCTACGACTGCCTGACAGGCGACCAGACCCTGTTCCAGCGCGCCGACAATATCGAGAACGGCTGGCGTGCCGTGCAGCCATTTCTCGACGCCTGGGCGGAGGGCGGCGAGGTCCAACCCTACGCCGCCGGTGAAGACGGCCCGGCAGCGGCGGACGAGTTACTGGCCCGGGATCGGAGGGTCTGGCACAGCATTGGCTGA
- a CDS encoding DUF6026 family protein produces the protein MGTLLAKMPPQTLYVTITREELRRLREERDLLQQQVATLSQQLEQAKSDSKNSLT, from the coding sequence ATGGGAACCCTTCTGGCGAAAATGCCGCCCCAAACGCTCTACGTCACCATTACCCGGGAAGAGCTGCGGCGCCTGCGAGAAGAGCGCGATCTGTTGCAACAGCAAGTTGCCACGCTGAGTCAACAGTTAGAACAAGCCAAGTCCGACAGTAAAAACTCTCTCACCTGA
- the gnd gene encoding phosphogluconate dehydrogenase (NAD(+)-dependent, decarboxylating) translates to MQLGIVGLGRMGGNIARRLMRGGHQTVVHDRDRKAVETLAAEGAVGAHDLGALVGKLHKPRAVWVMLPAGDATEQTIAQLADLLDADDVIIDGGNTFYKDDIRRACDLGKRQLHYMDVGTSGGVWGLERGYCMMIGGEKAVFDRLDTLFATLAPGVGNIPRTRGRQGPAGRAEQGYIHAGPAGAGHYVKMIHNGIEYGLMQAYAEGFDILKSKGSDALPVEQRFDLDVAEIAEVWRRGSVVTSWLLDLTADALVADPQLGGYSGSVADSGEGRWTIDAAVEQAVPVPVLSSALFARFRSRQQQGTYADRMLSAMRFGFGGHVEKKPE, encoded by the coding sequence ATGCAACTGGGAATCGTGGGGCTGGGCCGCATGGGCGGCAATATTGCAAGGCGTTTGATGCGCGGCGGCCACCAGACGGTGGTCCATGACCGCGACCGCAAGGCCGTCGAAACCCTGGCCGCCGAGGGTGCTGTCGGCGCGCACGACCTGGGCGCCCTGGTGGGCAAGCTGCACAAGCCACGAGCGGTATGGGTGATGCTGCCGGCCGGCGACGCCACCGAGCAGACCATTGCGCAACTGGCCGATCTGCTGGATGCCGACGATGTGATCATCGACGGCGGCAACACCTTCTATAAGGACGACATCCGTCGCGCCTGCGACCTGGGCAAGCGGCAACTGCATTACATGGACGTGGGCACCTCGGGCGGTGTCTGGGGCCTGGAGCGTGGCTACTGCATGATGATCGGCGGCGAGAAGGCGGTCTTCGATCGCCTCGATACGCTGTTTGCCACACTGGCCCCCGGTGTCGGCAACATCCCCCGCACACGAGGCCGCCAGGGGCCGGCCGGGCGCGCCGAACAGGGCTACATCCACGCCGGCCCGGCAGGTGCCGGGCACTATGTGAAGATGATCCATAACGGTATCGAGTACGGCCTGATGCAGGCCTACGCCGAGGGCTTCGACATCCTCAAGAGCAAGGGCAGCGATGCCTTGCCGGTCGAACAGCGTTTTGACCTGGACGTGGCCGAGATTGCCGAAGTGTGGCGTCGTGGCAGCGTGGTGACGTCGTGGTTGCTGGACCTCACCGCCGATGCCCTGGTGGCCGACCCGCAATTGGGTGGCTACAGCGGTTCGGTGGCCGACAGCGGCGAAGGGCGCTGGACCATTGATGCCGCCGTGGAGCAGGCGGTGCCGGTGCCGGTGCTGTCGAGCGCGCTGTTTGCCCGCTTCCGTTCGCGTCAGCAGCAGGGCACCTACGCTGACCGGATGCTCTCGGCAATGCGTTTCGGTTTCGGTGGCCATGTCGAGAAGAAACCCGAATGA
- a CDS encoding GNAT family N-acetyltransferase, whose amino-acid sequence MDGERILVLQASYSNPMHAEAIGLVLDQYARDPMGGGQPLDPQLLAQLPEELARRPHAFSVLAFVDGQPAGLVNCFEGFSTFACRPLVNIHDVSVVPAHRGKGLSQRMLAKVEEIARQRGCCKLTLEVLEGNPAAQGSYRTFGFEHARFDPAYGAMQFWTKAL is encoded by the coding sequence ATGGACGGCGAACGGATTCTGGTTCTACAGGCCAGCTACAGCAACCCGATGCACGCAGAAGCCATCGGCCTGGTGCTGGACCAGTATGCCCGGGACCCTATGGGCGGTGGGCAACCGCTCGATCCGCAGTTGCTGGCGCAACTGCCGGAGGAACTGGCGCGGCGGCCCCATGCCTTCAGCGTACTGGCCTTCGTCGATGGCCAGCCGGCGGGGCTGGTGAATTGCTTCGAGGGGTTTTCGACCTTTGCCTGCCGGCCGCTGGTGAACATTCATGATGTGTCGGTGGTGCCGGCGCATCGCGGCAAGGGATTGAGCCAGCGCATGCTGGCCAAGGTCGAAGAAATCGCCCGCCAGCGCGGTTGCTGCAAGCTGACCCTGGAGGTGCTCGAAGGCAATCCCGCCGCACAGGGCAGCTACCGCACATTCGGCTTTGAACACGCCCGCTTCGATCCGGCCTATGGCGCCATGCAGTTCTGGACCAAGGCGCTGTAG